Proteins co-encoded in one Thermochromatium tepidum ATCC 43061 genomic window:
- a CDS encoding PstS family phosphate ABC transporter substrate-binding protein, which translates to MNRSLIAAAMTLAATTLSAQAMARDNLYIVGSSTVFPFSTAVAETFGRTTKFKTPKVESTGTGGGMKLFCAGVGVEHPDITNASRPMKLSEYEACQAAGVKEITEVKIGFDGIVIANSKKAGAWDLSLKDVYLALAKDVPDGKGGFMANPYKTWKDVNPELPDLKIEVLGPPPTSGTRDAFVELAMEGGCNSIPQIKELKKSDEKKHKAVCQGIREDGAYIEAGENDNLIVQKLVANPSALGIFGYSFLDQNTDKVQGAKINGVAPTYETISQGSYPVSRSIYFYVKKAHVGTIPGIEEYVKEFTSEKAWGPNGYLADKGLIALPDAERKAVAEAARSLKSMEKPAK; encoded by the coding sequence ATGAACAGGTCCCTGATCGCCGCAGCCATGACCCTGGCCGCAACCACCCTATCGGCCCAAGCCATGGCCCGCGATAACCTCTACATCGTCGGCTCCTCGACCGTATTCCCCTTCTCGACCGCCGTGGCCGAGACCTTCGGTCGCACCACCAAATTCAAGACCCCCAAGGTTGAGTCGACCGGTACCGGTGGCGGCATGAAGCTGTTCTGCGCCGGCGTGGGCGTCGAGCATCCGGACATTACCAATGCCTCGCGCCCGATGAAGCTCAGCGAATATGAGGCCTGCCAGGCCGCCGGGGTCAAGGAGATCACCGAGGTCAAGATCGGCTTTGATGGTATCGTCATCGCCAATTCCAAAAAGGCCGGCGCCTGGGATCTGAGTCTCAAGGATGTCTATCTGGCCCTTGCCAAGGATGTGCCGGATGGCAAGGGTGGCTTCATGGCCAACCCCTACAAGACCTGGAAGGATGTCAACCCCGAGCTGCCGGACCTCAAGATCGAGGTGCTGGGTCCGCCCCCGACCTCCGGCACCCGTGACGCCTTCGTTGAACTGGCCATGGAAGGGGGCTGCAACAGCATCCCCCAGATCAAGGAACTCAAAAAGTCCGATGAAAAGAAGCACAAGGCCGTCTGTCAGGGTATCCGTGAGGACGGTGCCTATATTGAGGCCGGGGAGAACGACAACCTGATCGTCCAGAAACTGGTGGCCAACCCGAGCGCACTCGGCATCTTCGGCTACAGCTTCCTGGATCAGAACACCGACAAGGTCCAGGGCGCCAAGATCAACGGCGTTGCCCCGACCTATGAGACCATTTCACAGGGGTCCTACCCGGTATCGCGCTCGATCTATTTCTATGTCAAGAAGGCCCATGTCGGCACCATTCCCGGCATTGAGGAATACGTGAAGGAATTCACCAGCGAAAAGGCCTGGGGTCCGAATGGCTACCTGGCTGACAAGGGCCTGATCGCCCTACCGGATGCCGAGCGCAAGGCCGTCGCCGAGGCGGCTCGGTCGCTCAAGTCGATGGAGAAGCCCGCCAAGTAA
- a CDS encoding class I SAM-dependent methyltransferase yields the protein MTRDPPDQSDPLQAWYRTALGAAVARYEDDCLRRLLSNTFGYYLVQIGASEHFSEALATSRIRHRVLLPSTAPTEAAQGWSLVGEPSALPLASDSIDVVLLAHVLEYSDRPRVILAEVERVLIPEGRLILLGFDPLSLWALGRLWWPSRRRRPWNGRWRSSIQVERWLTEHGFEIETRERALFCVPFVTPAGAICRFVESLGRRFWPLFGGLYAIRAVKRVAPLTPIKPYRTSRCALLPGGAIRPTTRGTGHA from the coding sequence ATGACCAGAGATCCACCAGACCAGTCCGATCCCTTGCAGGCGTGGTATCGCACGGCGCTCGGTGCTGCGGTAGCCAGGTATGAGGACGACTGTCTACGACGTCTGTTGTCCAATACCTTCGGCTACTATCTGGTACAGATCGGTGCGAGCGAGCATTTCAGTGAGGCCTTGGCGACGAGCCGGATCAGGCATCGCGTATTGCTGCCCAGCACGGCTCCGACCGAGGCCGCACAGGGATGGAGCCTCGTCGGTGAGCCGAGCGCCCTGCCCCTGGCCTCTGACAGCATCGATGTCGTTCTCCTAGCGCATGTCCTGGAGTATTCGGATCGCCCGCGTGTGATCCTCGCCGAGGTCGAGCGCGTGCTCATCCCCGAGGGGCGCTTGATCCTTCTTGGGTTTGATCCGCTGAGTCTGTGGGCGCTGGGACGTCTCTGGTGGCCGAGCCGTCGGCGACGGCCCTGGAATGGACGCTGGCGTTCGTCGATCCAGGTCGAGCGCTGGCTGACCGAGCATGGGTTCGAGATCGAGACGCGCGAGCGGGCCCTATTCTGTGTCCCCTTTGTTACTCCAGCCGGGGCGATCTGTCGCTTCGTCGAGTCACTCGGACGCCGGTTCTGGCCGCTATTTGGCGGTCTCTATGCCATTCGCGCCGTCAAGCGGGTCGCGCCACTAACCCCGATCAAGCCCTATCGCACCAGTCGTTGCGCCTTGCTGCCGGGCGGCGCCATCCGCCCCACGACTCGAGGGACTGGGCATGCCTGA
- the rnhA gene encoding ribonuclease HI — translation MPDWVEAFTDGACKGNPGPGGWGVLLRWGGVEKELLGGEPQTTNNRMELMAVIMALEALRYPARIRITTDSTYVKRGVTEWLSHWKRNGWRTADRRPVKNRDLWERLDQALAQHEVSWRWVKGHTGHPENERADRLANLGVPTGGY, via the coding sequence ATGCCTGATTGGGTCGAGGCCTTCACCGACGGCGCCTGCAAGGGCAATCCCGGCCCCGGCGGCTGGGGCGTGTTGCTGCGCTGGGGTGGGGTCGAGAAGGAGCTACTGGGTGGCGAGCCCCAGACCACCAACAACCGAATGGAGCTGATGGCCGTGATCATGGCGCTGGAGGCGCTCAGGTATCCGGCCCGGATCCGCATTACCACGGACTCAACCTATGTCAAGCGCGGGGTCACCGAGTGGCTGTCGCACTGGAAGCGTAATGGCTGGCGCACTGCCGATCGCCGTCCGGTCAAGAATCGCGATCTCTGGGAGCGTCTAGACCAGGCGCTCGCCCAGCACGAGGTAAGCTGGCGCTGGGTCAAGGGCCACACCGGGCACCCCGAGAACGAGCGCGCCGACCGGCTCGCCAATCTGGGTGTTCCAACGGGAGGATACTGA
- the phoU gene encoding phosphate signaling complex protein PhoU — MNDTAIDRRTSGDLTTGHTVRRYDQELAKLRSIILQMGERVIDQTQAAVAALIEGDEIQAYRVLDREPLIDYLSLDADEEVFGVIARRQPTAVDLRIVLALCKIAAEVERAGDKAARIAHQALELQQQGQGGELLVEPLRLAFQRLDDKVCCMFERSVQAVATFDVTQSLGIFEDESRLQEVARDLSDLLNESETDGMVPRQTLALFQCAQALKHIGNHASSIAEQVIYVALGQDVRYRNREILIETLRHRGY, encoded by the coding sequence ATGAACGACACCGCCATCGACCGGCGGACGAGCGGTGATCTCACCACCGGCCATACCGTACGCCGCTACGATCAGGAACTGGCCAAACTGCGTTCCATCATCCTGCAGATGGGCGAGCGGGTCATCGATCAGACCCAGGCGGCGGTCGCCGCCCTGATCGAAGGCGACGAGATTCAGGCCTATCGGGTGCTCGATCGCGAGCCACTGATCGACTATCTCTCGCTTGACGCCGATGAAGAGGTGTTTGGTGTCATCGCCCGGCGTCAGCCGACCGCCGTAGATCTGCGTATCGTGCTGGCGTTGTGCAAAATTGCCGCTGAGGTAGAGCGCGCGGGTGATAAGGCTGCGCGCATTGCCCATCAAGCCCTAGAATTGCAACAACAGGGACAGGGCGGCGAACTACTCGTCGAACCGCTGCGCCTCGCCTTCCAGCGCCTCGACGACAAGGTCTGCTGTATGTTCGAGCGTAGCGTGCAGGCCGTCGCCACCTTCGATGTGACCCAGTCACTGGGTATCTTCGAGGACGAGTCAAGGCTCCAAGAGGTGGCGCGCGACCTAAGCGATCTGCTCAACGAGTCGGAAACCGACGGCATGGTGCCGCGTCAGACCCTTGCCTTGTTCCAGTGTGCTCAGGCCCTCAAGCACATCGGCAATCATGCCTCCAGCATCGCCGAGCAGGTCATCTATGTCGCACTCGGTCAGGATGTTCGCTATCGCAATCGTGAGATCCTGATCGAGACACTCCGACATCGGGGTTACTGA
- the dnaQ gene encoding DNA polymerase III subunit epsilon, whose product MRQIVLDTETTGLDPREGHRIIEIGGVELIDRRPSGHNFHEYINPERQIDAEAETVHGISNALLADKPRFADIAERLIEYLRGAELIIHNAAFDVGFLDYEFSLWRGSEAPQIADLCTLTDTLTLARRLHPGQRNGLDALCKRYGIDNSHRTLHGALLDAQILADVYLAMTGGQVALYLDGEGGERIGDDKRGVYRGRVDVERPRLRVVRATPSELEAHQTRLKEIQKASGSCVWLGALG is encoded by the coding sequence ATGCGTCAGATCGTTCTGGATACCGAAACCACGGGTCTTGATCCACGCGAGGGTCACCGGATCATCGAGATCGGCGGCGTCGAACTGATCGACCGGCGCCCGAGCGGCCATAACTTTCATGAATACATCAACCCCGAGCGTCAGATCGACGCCGAGGCCGAGACCGTGCACGGCATCAGCAATGCCCTCCTGGCTGACAAACCGCGTTTTGCCGACATCGCCGAGCGGCTGATCGAATATCTGCGCGGGGCTGAGCTCATCATCCACAACGCCGCCTTCGATGTCGGCTTCCTCGATTACGAATTCAGCCTGTGGCGTGGCAGTGAGGCCCCACAGATCGCCGATCTCTGCACCCTAACCGACACCCTGACGCTCGCGCGTCGGCTCCATCCAGGCCAGCGCAATGGGCTTGATGCACTCTGCAAACGCTATGGGATCGACAACTCGCACCGCACCCTGCACGGTGCGTTGCTCGACGCCCAGATCCTGGCCGACGTCTATCTGGCGATGACCGGTGGGCAGGTTGCGTTGTATCTCGACGGTGAGGGTGGCGAGCGGATCGGCGATGACAAGCGAGGGGTGTATCGAGGCCGCGTTGACGTCGAGCGACCGCGCCTGCGGGTGGTCCGTGCGACACCGAGCGAGCTGGAGGCGCATCAGACCCGGCTTAAGGAGATTCAAAAGGCGAGCGGCAGCTGTGTCTGGCTCGGTGCGCTCGGATAA
- a CDS encoding extracellular catalytic domain type 1 short-chain-length polyhydroxyalkanoate depolymerase has product MINETLKAILAEAMRLGRDGRIAEATALIQHGLHLTRDRSKPEAAGVDHYGGVDADFESIEDVGPRGGRVIRGHRIQGSEARDYMLYVPGGTDGAPRPLILMLHGCQQDADDIARLTRFNWLADTLGFSVLYPIQSRTANAAGCWNWFLPEHRRSDDGEAALLAALTADIAVRHGADPCRLYVAGFSAGGAMALVLAAIYPAFFAAVGVHSGLPYGLAQDQVSALTLMHQGPSALGGLRTRIPRLGGVPVIVFQGDADPRVNPVNAPLIIEQALAEADKPRVTRERGRSAGGLDYTRTCYLNAAESIRAELWMVERGGHGWFGGDPAGSFAEPKGPDASGEMLRFFLSLAPAV; this is encoded by the coding sequence ATGATAAACGAGACACTCAAGGCGATCCTGGCCGAGGCCATGCGTCTAGGACGCGATGGTCGCATCGCCGAGGCCACAGCCCTCATCCAGCATGGCCTGCATCTAACGCGCGACAGGTCCAAGCCAGAGGCGGCTGGCGTCGATCATTACGGCGGCGTCGACGCCGACTTCGAGTCCATCGAGGATGTCGGTCCCAGGGGTGGGCGCGTGATCCGTGGACATCGCATCCAGGGTTCGGAGGCGCGCGACTACATGCTCTATGTGCCGGGTGGAACGGATGGGGCGCCGCGTCCGTTGATCCTGATGTTGCATGGCTGTCAGCAGGACGCCGACGACATTGCGCGTCTAACCCGCTTCAACTGGCTCGCCGACACGCTGGGTTTCAGCGTCCTCTACCCAATCCAGTCACGCACAGCCAATGCCGCCGGCTGCTGGAACTGGTTTTTGCCCGAGCATCGGCGTTCCGATGATGGTGAGGCCGCGCTGCTCGCCGCACTGACCGCAGATATCGCCGTCCGGCATGGTGCCGATCCCTGTCGGCTGTATGTCGCCGGATTCTCGGCGGGTGGTGCCATGGCTTTGGTGCTCGCCGCGATCTACCCGGCGTTCTTCGCCGCCGTCGGTGTGCATTCCGGTTTGCCGTATGGACTGGCCCAGGATCAGGTCTCGGCGCTGACGCTCATGCATCAGGGACCATCAGCCCTTGGCGGCCTCCGGACGCGGATCCCGAGGCTGGGCGGGGTACCGGTGATTGTGTTTCAGGGCGACGCGGATCCTAGGGTCAATCCGGTCAATGCGCCCTTGATCATCGAGCAGGCGTTGGCCGAGGCTGACAAGCCGCGCGTCACACGCGAGAGGGGGCGATCGGCGGGCGGTCTGGACTACACCCGCACCTGCTATCTGAACGCCGCCGAATCCATCCGCGCCGAACTCTGGATGGTAGAGCGTGGCGGACACGGCTGGTTCGGCGGCGATCCGGCTGGATCCTTCGCCGAACCCAAGGGGCCGGATGCCTCAGGTGAAATGTTGCGTTTCTTTCTGAGCCTGGCGCCGGCAGTTTGA
- the pstB gene encoding phosphate ABC transporter ATP-binding protein PstB — MNKTTTGAISAAELAKDRPSAATIGDVTVANPRMTCRNVDVWYGSKQAIKNVSLDLGKNEVLSMIGPSGCGKSTFLRCLNRMNDTIPGCRVTGSIKLNGQDIYDKGLDPVLLRAQVGMVFQKPNPFPKSIYENVAYGPRIHGLTNNKAELDELVETSLRKAGLWDEVKDRLDQPGTGLSGGQQQRLCIARTIAVSPEVILMDEPCSALDPIATAIIEELIDELRANYTIAIVTHSMQQAARVSQRTAYFHLGDLIEVGETNQIFTNPQHKLTEDYITGRFG; from the coding sequence ATGAACAAGACAACGACAGGTGCCATTAGCGCTGCCGAATTGGCGAAAGATCGACCTTCCGCGGCGACGATCGGCGACGTCACGGTCGCCAACCCGCGCATGACCTGCCGCAACGTCGATGTCTGGTACGGCTCCAAACAGGCCATCAAGAACGTGAGTCTGGACCTGGGCAAAAACGAGGTGCTGTCGATGATCGGCCCCTCGGGCTGCGGCAAGTCGACCTTCTTGCGCTGTCTCAATCGTATGAACGACACCATCCCCGGGTGTCGAGTCACCGGCTCGATCAAGCTCAACGGTCAAGACATCTACGACAAAGGTCTGGATCCGGTGCTCTTGCGCGCCCAGGTCGGGATGGTGTTTCAAAAGCCCAATCCCTTTCCTAAGTCGATCTATGAGAACGTGGCCTATGGGCCGCGTATCCATGGTCTGACCAATAATAAAGCGGAGCTGGATGAACTGGTCGAGACCAGTCTGCGTAAGGCCGGTCTTTGGGATGAGGTCAAAGACAGGCTCGATCAACCCGGCACCGGACTGTCGGGCGGTCAACAGCAGCGCCTTTGCATCGCCCGCACCATCGCCGTCTCGCCCGAGGTGATCCTGATGGACGAGCCCTGCTCGGCGCTTGACCCCATCGCCACCGCCATCATCGAGGAGCTGATCGATGAACTGCGCGCCAACTACACGATTGCCATCGTCACCCACTCGATGCAACAGGCCGCGCGTGTCTCGCAGCGCACAGCCTACTTCCATCTCGGCGATCTGATCGAGGTCGGCGAGACCAACCAGATCTTCACCAATCCTCAGCACAAGCTCACCGAGGATTACATCACCGGGCGCTTCGGTTGA
- a CDS encoding transglycosylase SLT domain-containing protein gives MPKAKPLGPMACALSALTLPFFTGCAGQGDLAKLDGSSDLYADVVSAREYGYVRPARDVRLRARSQVLEGGRIGPGGDLWQRVRAGMRLDLQANASIDAALERFRRNPRYLERLSQRASPYLSIIVAEIERRGLPMELALLPQIESRYDPAATSPKSAAGIWQFIPSTAREMGLRLDEGTDERRDVIASTRAALDYLEQLNKRFEGDWELTLAAYNCGPGCVSSAIEANRLAGKPTDFWSLNLPNETQQYVPQILAAAKLVADSRRYGQYLPAIPDRIGIDVIRSNQPMDLVKVAMDNGVKLDELKRLNPDLKIGRWSRPTVAELNVPQGQGARISASSPGIQLDAQPLPVVVSRAPQARMPLTDTDAYRGPRTHTVRSGETLAAVARRHGLDLKTLAEANGLSEHDPLLPGQTLEIPTRQKQTLITHRVQPGESLTGLARRYRVSIEEIRRWNQLADNTLKSGTSVRIYKREEG, from the coding sequence ATGCCAAAAGCCAAACCTCTGGGGCCGATGGCCTGCGCCTTATCGGCCCTCACCCTGCCCTTTTTCACTGGTTGCGCGGGTCAAGGCGACCTCGCCAAGCTGGATGGTTCCAGCGACCTGTATGCCGATGTGGTCTCGGCGCGTGAATATGGTTATGTCAGACCCGCCCGTGATGTCAGGCTGAGGGCCCGTTCGCAAGTCTTGGAGGGCGGACGGATCGGCCCAGGAGGGGATCTTTGGCAGCGCGTGCGCGCCGGGATGCGGCTCGATCTCCAGGCCAATGCCAGCATCGATGCCGCGCTCGAACGCTTCCGCCGCAATCCGCGCTATCTGGAACGACTCTCGCAGCGCGCTTCGCCCTATCTATCGATCATCGTCGCCGAGATCGAGCGCCGCGGTCTCCCGATGGAGCTGGCCTTGCTGCCGCAGATCGAAAGCCGCTACGACCCGGCGGCTACCTCCCCCAAGTCTGCCGCCGGCATCTGGCAGTTCATCCCCTCGACCGCGCGCGAAATGGGCCTACGTCTAGATGAGGGGACCGACGAGCGGCGCGACGTGATTGCCTCGACCCGCGCCGCACTGGACTATCTAGAACAGCTCAACAAGCGTTTCGAGGGCGACTGGGAACTGACCCTGGCCGCCTACAACTGTGGCCCGGGTTGTGTATCCTCGGCCATTGAGGCCAACCGCCTTGCGGGCAAGCCCACCGATTTTTGGTCGCTGAACCTGCCGAACGAGACCCAGCAGTATGTGCCGCAGATCCTGGCCGCCGCCAAGCTGGTCGCTGATTCGCGTCGCTACGGCCAGTATCTGCCTGCCATCCCGGATCGCATCGGCATCGACGTGATCCGTTCTAACCAGCCGATGGATCTGGTCAAGGTCGCTATGGACAACGGCGTCAAGCTCGACGAGCTCAAGCGACTGAATCCGGATCTCAAGATCGGGCGCTGGTCACGCCCAACAGTGGCTGAGCTGAACGTACCCCAGGGTCAGGGAGCACGCATCAGCGCCAGCTCACCGGGGATCCAGCTCGATGCTCAGCCTCTCCCCGTGGTCGTCAGCCGCGCTCCACAGGCTCGGATGCCTCTGACGGACACCGACGCCTACAGAGGCCCACGCACCCATACCGTCAGGAGCGGCGAGACACTGGCCGCCGTTGCACGGCGTCATGGCCTGGATCTCAAGACCTTGGCCGAGGCCAATGGTCTCTCCGAGCATGATCCGCTGCTTCCGGGCCAGACGCTCGAAATACCGACCCGTCAGAAGCAGACCCTCATCACGCATCGCGTCCAGCCTGGCGAGTCGCTTACCGGATTGGCGCGCCGCTATCGTGTCTCAATCGAAGAGATTCGGCGCTGGAACCAGCTCGCCGACAATACGCTCAAGAGCGGCACCTCTGTGCGTATTTACAAGAGGGAAGAGGGATAG
- the fnr gene encoding fumarate/nitrate reduction transcriptional regulator Fnr produces the protein MNQNTVISIESIRVACRQCTLSSLCLPMGLTPEDVERLDDIVKRSRPLHRGDLLFREGDHFRSLYVVKTGSLKTFTPGSEGGEQVLGFHLPGELLGLDAIDKGQHACSARALETSAICELPFARLEELTAIIPSLQHQMYRLLSKEIGQDTDLLRLLGKKNAEERLAAFLLSFSQRLHRRGLSATDFHLSMSRHEIGSYLGLAVETVSRLFTRFQDEGLVRVERKHIELLDLRGLEEISDGAGAGRRQPQRRQQT, from the coding sequence TTGAATCAAAACACCGTGATCTCGATCGAATCCATCCGTGTCGCTTGTCGCCAGTGCACACTCTCCTCGCTCTGCCTACCCATGGGTCTGACACCCGAAGACGTCGAGCGGCTCGATGACATCGTCAAGCGCTCCCGTCCGCTGCATCGTGGCGACCTGTTGTTTCGCGAGGGCGACCACTTCCGTTCTCTGTACGTCGTCAAGACCGGCTCGCTCAAGACCTTTACCCCCGGCAGCGAGGGCGGCGAACAGGTGCTTGGTTTCCACCTGCCCGGCGAGCTCCTGGGGCTGGACGCCATCGACAAGGGCCAGCATGCCTGCTCGGCCCGTGCGCTCGAGACCTCGGCCATCTGTGAACTCCCCTTCGCGCGGCTGGAGGAGCTGACCGCGATCATCCCAAGCCTCCAGCACCAGATGTACCGCTTGCTCAGCAAGGAGATCGGCCAGGATACCGACCTGTTGCGCCTGCTCGGCAAGAAGAATGCCGAGGAGCGCTTGGCCGCCTTTCTGCTCAGCTTCTCGCAACGCCTGCACAGGCGTGGACTCTCGGCCACGGACTTCCATCTCAGCATGTCCAGACATGAGATCGGCAGCTATCTGGGGCTCGCCGTCGAGACCGTCAGCCGGCTCTTCACCCGCTTCCAGGACGAGGGTCTGGTGCGTGTCGAACGCAAGCATATCGAGCTGCTCGACCTCCGGGGATTGGAAGAGATCAGCGATGGTGCCGGCGCCGGGCGACGTCAACCGCAGCGCCGGCAGCAGACCTGA
- the pstA gene encoding phosphate ABC transporter permease PstA, which translates to MNELTSNPPGRPRRTLDIVQASLKRRYARERRFRFLGATAVILGLTFVVLLFADIILKGYTAFQQTYIRLPIELAAESIDPDGTRDPETLAQADYMKLIREALQARFPDVTERNERRLLSSMISVGAADLLRQQVMDDPDLIGTTQEFWILAAADIDMLIKGHIDRKAAEADRRVKDQMIGWIERLEAEGRIAKRFNTIFFTHGNSREPELSGIAGALMGSFYTLLLTLVLSFPIGVGAALYLEEFAPKNRWTDLIEVNINNLAAVPSIVFGLLGLAVFITFFGVPRSTPLVAALVLTLMTLPTIIIASRAALKSVPPSIREAALGVGASPLQTQFHHVLPLAMPGMLTGTIIGMAQALGETAPLLMIGMIAFIVDIPKGFTDVATVLPVQIYLWADSPERGFVERTSAAIMVLLAFLFAMNLAAVLLRRRFERRW; encoded by the coding sequence ATGAATGAATTAACTTCGAATCCACCCGGCAGGCCGCGTCGCACCCTCGACATCGTCCAGGCCTCACTCAAGCGCCGTTACGCACGCGAGCGCCGGTTTCGGTTTTTGGGTGCCACGGCAGTCATCCTGGGTCTGACCTTCGTTGTTCTGTTGTTTGCCGACATCATCCTCAAGGGTTACACGGCCTTCCAGCAGACCTACATTCGACTACCGATCGAGTTGGCCGCCGAGTCCATTGATCCAGACGGCACGCGCGACCCCGAGACGCTGGCGCAAGCCGATTACATGAAATTGATCCGCGAGGCCTTGCAAGCGCGCTTTCCGGACGTGACCGAGCGGAACGAGCGACGCCTGCTCAGTTCCATGATCAGCGTCGGCGCGGCTGATCTACTGCGCCAGCAGGTGATGGACGATCCCGATCTCATCGGGACCACCCAAGAATTCTGGATCCTGGCCGCCGCTGACATCGACATGCTGATCAAGGGCCATATCGATCGCAAGGCCGCCGAGGCTGACCGTCGCGTCAAAGATCAGATGATCGGCTGGATCGAACGTCTGGAGGCCGAAGGGCGGATTGCTAAGCGTTTCAATACCATCTTTTTTACTCACGGCAACTCACGTGAACCCGAGCTTTCGGGCATCGCCGGCGCACTCATGGGGTCCTTTTATACCCTATTGCTGACCCTGGTGCTGTCCTTCCCGATCGGCGTTGGCGCAGCACTCTATCTGGAGGAGTTCGCGCCCAAGAACCGCTGGACGGATCTGATTGAGGTCAACATCAACAACTTGGCGGCGGTACCCTCGATCGTCTTCGGTCTCTTGGGTCTGGCGGTCTTCATCACCTTCTTTGGCGTGCCGCGCTCGACACCACTGGTCGCAGCGCTGGTGCTGACCCTGATGACCCTGCCGACCATCATCATCGCCAGCCGCGCGGCGCTTAAGTCAGTGCCGCCATCGATCCGCGAGGCCGCGCTCGGGGTCGGCGCCTCGCCCTTGCAGACCCAGTTCCATCATGTCTTGCCGCTGGCCATGCCCGGCATGCTTACCGGCACCATCATCGGCATGGCACAGGCGCTCGGCGAGACCGCGCCCTTGCTGATGATCGGCATGATCGCCTTCATCGTTGACATCCCCAAGGGATTCACTGACGTGGCCACTGTATTGCCGGTGCAGATCTACCTGTGGGCCGACAGTCCTGAACGTGGTTTCGTCGAGCGTACCTCGGCGGCGATCATGGTCCTGCTGGCCTTTCTGTTCGCCATGAACCTGGCGGCCGTGCTCCTGCGCCGTCGGTTCGAGCGTCGCTGGTAG
- the pstC gene encoding phosphate ABC transporter permease subunit PstC yields the protein MYSWILMLVVLTVMTLAYQLGRRRAIMTVGGPAQMKHLHSLPAYYGLYAALWAGIPALLLMGLWIGFQDQIIIGLVTNSLPPGVREGLSSGQISLLINDIRNLATGNIVSAQVTPEIQAAADHYNQLQSVSQWAMWAAVLALALSGSAFAWLRTQPRMRARNRVESIFLISMIVFSSIAILTTLGIVLSVVFESLRFFQMVSPLEFFFGTNWSPQIALRSDQVGASGAFGTIPLFTGTLMISVIAMLVAVPIGLLSAIYLSEYASRQVRAAAKPILEVLAGIPTVVYGFFAALTVAPFIRSVGAAMGLEVASESALAAGLVMGVMIIPFVSSLSDDVINAVPQSLRDGSYALGATQSETIRYVIIPAALPGIVGSILLAVSRAIGETMIVVMAAGLSANLTANPLESVTTVTVQIVTLLTGDQEFDSAKTLAAFALGLTLFIVTLALNVIALSIVRKYREQYE from the coding sequence ATGTATTCCTGGATCCTCATGCTCGTCGTGCTGACGGTTATGACCTTGGCCTATCAACTCGGACGTCGGCGCGCCATCATGACCGTAGGCGGCCCGGCCCAGATGAAACACCTGCATTCGCTGCCAGCCTACTATGGTCTTTACGCCGCGCTCTGGGCCGGTATTCCCGCTCTGCTGCTCATGGGGCTCTGGATCGGTTTTCAGGACCAGATCATCATTGGTCTGGTGACGAACAGTCTGCCCCCGGGGGTGCGGGAGGGACTCTCCAGCGGTCAAATCAGTTTGCTCATCAACGATATCCGTAACCTGGCCACCGGCAATATCGTCTCGGCCCAGGTGACACCCGAGATCCAGGCCGCCGCCGATCATTACAACCAGCTCCAGTCAGTGTCCCAGTGGGCGATGTGGGCGGCCGTGTTGGCGCTGGCGCTTAGTGGGTCCGCCTTCGCTTGGTTGCGGACGCAGCCGCGGATGCGTGCGCGCAATCGGGTCGAGTCGATCTTCTTGATCAGCATGATCGTCTTCTCCTCGATCGCCATCCTGACCACGCTCGGCATCGTGCTCTCGGTGGTGTTTGAGTCGCTGCGCTTCTTCCAGATGGTCTCGCCGCTGGAGTTCTTTTTTGGCACCAACTGGAGTCCGCAGATCGCACTGCGCTCAGATCAGGTCGGCGCCTCTGGTGCATTCGGTACCATTCCGCTCTTCACCGGCACATTGATGATCTCGGTGATCGCCATGCTGGTGGCCGTGCCCATTGGCTTGCTGTCGGCCATCTATCTGTCCGAATACGCCAGTCGCCAGGTACGCGCCGCGGCCAAACCGATCCTCGAGGTGCTGGCCGGGATCCCAACCGTGGTCTACGGCTTCTTCGCCGCTCTGACCGTGGCGCCCTTCATCCGCTCGGTGGGGGCCGCGATGGGGCTCGAGGTGGCCTCAGAGAGCGCGCTCGCCGCTGGGCTGGTCATGGGCGTCATGATCATCCCCTTCGTTTCCTCGCTCTCGGACGACGTCATCAACGCCGTGCCCCAGTCGCTGCGCGACGGCTCCTACGCCCTAGGCGCGACCCAGTCCGAGACCATTCGCTATGTCATCATCCCGGCCGCGCTGCCGGGTATCGTCGGCAGCATCCTGCTTGCCGTCTCGCGTGCCATCGGTGAGACCATGATCGTGGTTATGGCAGCCGGACTCTCGGCCAACCTGACCGCCAATCCGCTCGAAAGCGTCACCACGGTGACAGTGCAGATCGTCACCCTCCTCACCGGCGATCAGGAATTCGACAGCGCCAAGACGCTCGCCGCCTTCGCCTTGGGTCTGACCCTCTTCATCGTCACGCTCGCCCTCAATGTGATCGCCCTGTCGATCGTGCGCAAGTATCGGGAGCAATATGAATGA